One Camelina sativa cultivar DH55 chromosome 3, Cs, whole genome shotgun sequence genomic window carries:
- the LOC104779014 gene encoding uncharacterized protein LOC104779014: MHMLLEHFTPEHAVLIRGLPLGSSRMTDSLGWHFTKSRKYSVKSGYDAERSAKQRCQVSRFGLDIYPLLAGVWRVAFPPKIKHFMWQVLSGCISVSANLNRRGIGCDSGCARCRADEETVNHAIFRCLPARQAWALAQVPVGPVSFPTDSLYANVDHFLGSANPGAQVAAFPWIMWYIWKARNARVFENIMDNPENVVRLAIGEASTWLQAQAEEDGADISPNPSAPSTRGTGRVGSLPNDFSGYRCFVDGSWKAGETFAGAGWVCSAATEVSPMKGAANFRQSLSPLHAEVEAFVYAMRCMIGHDHREVAFYTDCSDLVKMVSSPQDWPAFKTYLDDIKMDKKEFSSFSLSLISRNANVIADYLARQALAPASWSSFHSTIAWRLSPRSAFHFMMFMRRLSIEAM, translated from the exons ATGCACATGCTCCTTGAGCATTTTACTCCGGAGCATGCTGTTTTGATCAGGGGATTACCTTTGGGTAGTTCTCGGATGACTGACTCTCTAGGTTGGCACTTTACAAAGTCCAGAAAGTATTCGGTCAAATCAGGGTATGATGCGGAACGTTCGGCAAAACAGAGGTGTCAAGTGTCTCGTTTTGGGCTGGACATTTATCCGCTCCTAGCGGGTGTTTGGCGAGTGGCGTTTCCACCAAAAATAaagcattttatgtggcaagtctTATCTGGGTGTATATCAGTTTCGGCAAACCTGAATAGGCGGGGCATTGGCTGTGATTCAGGTTGTGCTCGATGTAGGGCTGACGAGGAAACGGTAAATCACGCTATTTTCCGGTGTCTGCCAGCTCGACAGGCATGGGCTTTAGCTCAGGTGCCGGTCGGACCGGTTTCATTTCCTACAGATTCTCTGTATGCTAATGTGGATCATTTCTTGGGTTCAGCTAATCCGGGTGCTCAGGTTGCGGCTTTCCCATGGATtatgtggtatatatggaagGCGAGGAATGCTCGTGTTTTTGAGAATATTATGGATAACCCTGAGAATGTTGTACGATTAGCGATAGGGGAGGCTTCTACATGGTTACAGGCTCAGGCAGAGGAGGATGGTGCAGATATATCACCGAATCCTAGTGCACCTAGCACTCGAGGAACAGGGCGCGTAGGGTCCCTGCCTAATGACTTCTCTGGTTATAGGTGTTTTGTCGATGGATCGTGGAAAGCGGGAGAGACATTTGCGGGTGCGGGTTGGGTGTGTTCAGCCGCTACAGAGGTTTCACCGATGAAGGGAGCCGCCAACTTCCGTCAGAGTCTTTCCCCATTGCATGCAGAAGTCGAAGCCTTTGTTTATGCTATGAGGTGCATGATTGGTCATGATCATCGAGAAGTGGCTTTTTATACTgactgctcagacttggtgaagatggtgtcttcccctcAGGACTGGCCGGCTTTCAAGACCTATCTCGATGACATCAAGATGGACAAgaaggagttttcttctttctctttatctcttatTTCCAGAAATGCTAATGTAATTGCGGACtatttggcacgccaagcgc TTGCGCCGGCGTCGTGGAGCAGTTTCCACTCCACGATTGCGTGGCGGTTATCTCCACGAAGTGCTTTCCACTTCATGATGTTCATGAGACGGTTATCAATAGAGGctatgtaa
- the LOC104779015 gene encoding uncharacterized protein LOC104779015, giving the protein MVWERLLRISILRSTPWLVVGDFNELTGNHEKRGGKVRHAASFRSFNGMIQDCGLLEFPYLGDYLSWRGWRDKKPIRCRLDRALGTEDWHDQFPDTVTEYLPMIASDHKPLVVSIGVKRLCGRRCFMFDRRWIGKPGLMGAISEGWGADGDQDTPTLVAKIGNCRRAISQWRKAHVPFGRETIEDLKRQLEVAQADDAVGPEVLSELTSRLREAYREEEIY; this is encoded by the coding sequence ATGGTTTGGGAAAGGTTATTGAGGATAAGTATTTTGAGATCAACACCTTGGCTGGTTGTTGGCGATTTTAATGAGCTAACAGGGAATCATGAAAAACGAGGGGGTAAAGTTAGACACGCGGCATCTTTCCGTTCATTTAACGGGATGATCCAGGACTGCGGTCTCTTGGAATTTCCTTATCTTGGTGATTACTTGTCATGGCGGGGCTGGCGTGATAAGAAACCAATTCGGTGTAGGTTGGATCGGGCCTTAGGTACGGAGGATTGGCATGATCAGTTTCCGGATACGGTAACAGAATATTTGCCTATGATCGCTTCAGATCATAAACCTCTGGTGGTTAGTATTGGGGTTAAACGGCTGTGTGGTCGTCGGTGCTTTATGTTCGATAGGCGTTGGATTGGTAAACCGGGTTTGATGGGAGCTATTTCCGAGGGTTGGGGAGCTGATGGCGATCAGGATACTCCTACTTTGGTGGCCAAAATAGGAAATTGTAGACGAGCAATCTCTCAGTGGAGGAAGGCACATGTTCCTTTTGGGAGGGAGACGATAGAGGATCTTAAACGACAGTTGGAGGTGGCCCAGGCGGATGATGCGGTGGGTCCGGAAGTGCTTTCGGAATTAACTTCCCGATTGCGCGAGGCTTACAGGGAGGAAGAGATTTATTAG
- the LOC104777198 gene encoding uncharacterized protein LOC104777198 isoform X1: MEVQEQDTRNGRPNFSFFFMFIILFGLATFVLCLSAEFQKAKGKDLKWDGESCYLPENHAFGLGIAALVCVSVAQIVGNVVVCRGFLKTDKTGTTPLCIILLLISWVIFAVAVTLISVGASMNIEQRYGKGWLNRECYLVKDGVFAGSGVLCVTTLVAILGAFASKAKPSVQGETQDKRHTQNV, translated from the exons ATGGAGGTTCAAGAACAAGATACCCGGAATGGGCGAcccaatttttctttctttttcatgttcATCATTCTCTTTGGTCTTGCCACGTTCGTCCTGTGCCTTTCGGCTGAGTTTCAGAAGGCTAAG GGGAAAGATCTGAAATGGGACGGAGAATCTTGTTATTTACCCGAAAATCATGCTTTCGGGTTAGGAATCGCTGCTTTGGTCTGTGTTTCCGTTGCTCAGATCGTAGGAAACGTTGTGGTATGTAGAGGTTTCTTGAAAACGGACAAAACCGGAACTACACCGCTTTGTATAATTCTTCTGTTGATTTCTTG GGTTATTTTTGCGGTTGCGGTTACGTTGATAAGCGTTGGTGCAAGCATGAACATAGAGCAGAGATACGGCAAAGGGTGGCTAAACCGTGAGTGTTACCTTGTAAAAGACGGAGTGTTCGCAGGGTCTGGCGTTTTGTGCGTTACAACGCTGGTTGCTATTCTCGGAGCGTTTGCGTCTAAAGCCAAGCCATCAGTACAGGGTGAGACTCAAGACAAACGTCACACCCAGAATGTgtag
- the LOC104777198 gene encoding uncharacterized protein LOC104777198 isoform X2: protein MGDPIFLSFSCSSFSLVLPRSSCAFRLSFRRLSLTFFFKGKDLKWDGESCYLPENHAFGLGIAALVCVSVAQIVGNVVVCRGFLKTDKTGTTPLCIILLLISWVIFAVAVTLISVGASMNIEQRYGKGWLNRECYLVKDGVFAGSGVLCVTTLVAILGAFASKAKPSVQGETQDKRHTQNV, encoded by the exons ATGGGCGAcccaatttttctttctttttcatgttcATCATTCTCTTTGGTCTTGCCACGTTCGTCCTGTGCCTTTCGGCTGAGTTTCAGAAGGCTAAG TTTGACGTTTTTTTTTAAGGGGAAAGATCTGAAATGGGACGGAGAATCTTGTTATTTACCCGAAAATCATGCTTTCGGGTTAGGAATCGCTGCTTTGGTCTGTGTTTCCGTTGCTCAGATCGTAGGAAACGTTGTGGTATGTAGAGGTTTCTTGAAAACGGACAAAACCGGAACTACACCGCTTTGTATAATTCTTCTGTTGATTTCTTG GGTTATTTTTGCGGTTGCGGTTACGTTGATAAGCGTTGGTGCAAGCATGAACATAGAGCAGAGATACGGCAAAGGGTGGCTAAACCGTGAGTGTTACCTTGTAAAAGACGGAGTGTTCGCAGGGTCTGGCGTTTTGTGCGTTACAACGCTGGTTGCTATTCTCGGAGCGTTTGCGTCTAAAGCCAAGCCATCAGTACAGGGTGAGACTCAAGACAAACGTCACACCCAGAATGTgtag
- the LOC104777200 gene encoding AP-4 complex subunit epsilon, with product MEQLKTIGRELAMGSQGGFGQSKEFLDLVKSIGEARSKAEEDRIVLSEIDILKRKLLEPDVPKRKMKEYIIRLVYIEMLGHDASFGYIHAVKMTHDDNLLLKRTGYLAVTLFLNEDHDLIILIVNTIQKDLRSDNYLVVCAALNAICRLINEETIPAVLPQVVELLNHQKEAVRKKAIMALHRFHRKSPSSVSHLISNFRKRLCDNDPGVMGATLCPLFDLISEDVTSYKDLVSSFVSILKQVTERRLPKSYDYHQMPAPFIQIKLLKIMALLGSGDKNASEIMSMVLGDLFRKCDSSTNIGNAILYECIRCISCILPNPKLLEAAADAISKFLKSDSHNLKYMGIDGLGRLIKISPDIAEQHQLAVIDCLEDPDDTLKRKTFELLYKMTKSSNVEVIVDRMIDYMISINDNHYKTEIASRCVELAEQFAPSNQWFIQTMNKVFEHAGDLVNIKVAHNLMRLIAEGFGEDDDDADSKLRLSAVESYLQLISEPKLPSLFLQVISWVLGEYGTADGKYSASYISGKLCDVADAYSSDETVKGYAVSALMKIYAFEIASGRKVDVLPECQSLIEELLASHSTDLQQRAYELQALLALDARAVETIIPLDASCEDIEVDKELSFLNGYIQQAIESGAQPYISERERSGMFETTDYHPQDHHEVPSHTLRFEAYELPKPSVPPQASTELVPVPEPYYSESHQPISTSLVSERESSEIKLRLDGVKQKWGRPSYQPTTAASSTTQQAANGITSHSDGGVGSSSSKPRSSYEPKKPEIDPEKQRLAASLFGGSSSSRTDKKSSGGHKPTKGTVNKPATVPKENPTPVQPPPDLLDLGEPTATISAMDPFKELEGLMDSSSQDGGSNDVMGLYSDAAPVTTTTSVDSLLSELSDSSKGNSRTYQSQTSKGPNTKEALEKDALVRQMGVNPTSQNPTLFKDLLG from the exons atgGAGCAGTTGAAGACAATCGGAAGAGAGCTAGCGATGGGATCACAAGGAGGATTTGGTCAGTCGAAAGAGTTTCTCGATCTGGTCAAATCAATCGGTGAAGCAAGATCCAAAGCCGAGGAAGATCGGATCGTGTTAAGCGAGATCGATATACTGAAACGAAAACTGTTGGAACCAGATGTTCCaaagaggaagatgaaagagTACATCATACGGCTCGTTTACATCGAGATGCTAGGCCACGACGCTTCCTTCGGTTACATTCACGCCGTGAAGATGACTCACGATGATAACCTTCTTCTCAAGCGTACTGGTTACTTAGCTGTGACGCTGTTCCTCAACGAGGATCATGATCTTATCATCCTTATTGTTAACACGATTCAGAAAGATCTCAGATCCGATAACTACCTCGTTGTTTGCGCTGCGCTTAATGCGATTTGTAGGTTGATTAATGAGGAGACGATTCCGGCGGTTTTGCCTCAGGTTGTTGAGTTGCTTAATCACCAGAAGGAAGCTGTGAGGAAGAAAGCTATTATGGCTTTGCATAGGTTTCATCGCAAGTCTCCTTCTTCGGTTTCGCATTTGATTTCTAATTTCAGAAAGAGGTTATGTGATAATGATCCTGGTGTTATGGGTGCCACTCTTTGCCCGTTGTTTGATCTCATTAGTGAAGATGTTACTTCCTATAAGGATTTGGTTAGCAGTTTCGTCAGTATTCTCAAACAGGTCACTGAGAGAAGATTGCCAAAGAGTTACGATTACCATCAGATGCCTGCACCTTTCATCCAG atcAAATTGCTGAAGATAATGGCGTTACTTGGTAGCGGTGATAAGAATGCGAGTGAAATCATGTCTATGGTGCTTGGAGATTTGTTCAGAAAGTGTGACTCCTCTACCAATATAGGAAATGCAATCCTTTACGAGTGCATTCGATGTATTTCTTGTATACTTCCAAATCCTAAGCTGTTAGAAGCTGCTGCTGATGCTATCTCCAAGTTTTTGAAG AGTGATAGTCACAATCTGAAGTACATGGGCATTGATGGTCTTGGTCGATTGATAAAAATAAGCCCAGACATTGCTGAGCAGCATCAACTTGCCGTGATAGATTGTTTGGAG GATCCAGATGATACACTAAAGAGGAAAACATTTGAATTGTTGTACAAAATGACCAAGTCCTCTAATGTAGAAGTGATTGTTGACCGAATGATTGATTACATGATTAGTATCAATGACAATCATTACAAAACTGAGATAGCATCTCGTTGTGTTGAGTTGGCTGAACAATTTGCTCCAAGCAATCAATGGTTCATCCAG ACCATGAATAAAGTCTTCGAGCATGCAGGAGATCTGGTAAATATTAAGGTGGCACATAATCTGATGCGTTTGATTGCTGAAGGATTTGGAGAGGACGATGATGATGCAGACAGCAAGCTCAGATTATCAGCT GTGGAATCGTATTTGCAGCTTATTAGTGAGCCAAAGCTTCCATCCCTGTTTCTTCag GTCATCTCTTGGGTCTTGGGAGAGTACGGCACAGCTGATGGGAAATATTCTGCGTCCTATATTAGTGGAAAGCTGTGCGATGTGGCAGACGCTTACTCAAGTGATGAAACTGTAAAG GGTTATGCTGTCTCTGCACTGATGAAGATCTATGCATTTGAAATTGCATCTGGGAGAAAGGTGGATGTTTTGCCAGAG TGCCAATCTTTGATCGAAGAGCTACTGGCTTCACATTCAACAGATCTTCAGCAACGTGCATATGAGCTTCAGGCTCTCCTTGCTCTAGATGCCCGTGCTGTTGAGACTATAATCCCTTTAGATGCTAGTTGTGAAGACATCGAG GTTGATAAGGAACTTTCATTTCTCAATGGCTACATCCAACAAGCTATCGAGAGTGGAGCGCAGCCTTATATTTCTGAGAGAGAGCGCTCGGGGATGTTTGAAACAACCGACTACCATCCCCAAGACCATCACGAAGTTCCATCTCATACCCTTCGATTCGAAGCCTATGAACTTCCAAAGCCATCAGTGCCACCACAAGCTTCGACCGAGCTTGTTCCAGTACCTGAGCCTTATTACAGCGAGTCACACCAGCCAATTTCAACATCTTTGGTGTCTGAACGAGAGTCATCAGAGATCAAGCTGCGACTCGATGGAGTAAAGCAAAAATGGGGTAGACCGAGCTATCAACCAACCACAGCAGCTTCTTCCACTACTCAGCAAGCAGCAAATGGTATCACTTCACACTCGGATGGAGGAGTTGGTTCATCTAGTTCAAAGCCTCGAAGCAGTTACGAACCAAAGAAACCAGAAATCGATCCCGAGAAACAGAGACTCGCTGCATCCTTGTTTGGTGGATCATCATCGTCAAGAACTGATAAAAAGTCTTCTGGTGGTCACAAGCCCACAAAAGGAACAGTTAACAAACCGGCAACTGTCCCCAAGGAAAATCCAACCCCTGTTCAACCGCCACCAGACTTACTCGACTTAGGCGAGCCAACGGCTACAATTTCAGCAATGGATCCTTTTAAAGAGTTGGAAGGGCTTATGGATTCTTCGAGCCAAGATGGGGGTTCGAACGATGTGATGGGACTATACTCAGATGCAGCACCTGTGACCACAACCACAAGTGTCGACTCTCTCTTATCCGAACTGTCTGATAGCTCCAAAGGAAACTCACGCACGTATCAATCTCAAACCTCAAAAGGACCAAACACAAAGGAAGCTCTCGAGAAAGATGCTCTTGTTAGACAGATGGGTGTAAACCCAACAAGTCAGAACCCTACACTGTTCAAAGATCTCCTCGGCTAG